One genomic window of uncultured delta proteobacterium includes the following:
- a CDS encoding Glycerol-3-phosphate dehydrogenase, anaerobic, B subunit: MAGKKERAMPDATFPVPPALLEKDMDVAVIGSGMAGLAASVFAVNRGLAAARLGSTGDIAYTTGYLDLLGIPVGGCDPAADPRDGLAALLAGNPDHPYGKVAWESVEAAMAEFTAFLGEAGLPYVSRGRNMTAFSPMGTAKTTYAVPATMLAGVDALAKRSSCLLVDFTGLKAFSAKGIAAALREVWPAITPVTLPFPDQWFGELYPEAMARALEVPSIRVALADLIRPHLGAASCVGLPAILGITGSALVQEHLASLLGVPVFEIPTLPPGVPGIRLRENLDDVLRAKGVNLFSQRYAYRVYTEDGLFCIEAGESAPEFTVRAKALILATGRFLSGGLVADRVEGIREPLLHLPVEAPANRDDWHREDFFDPAGHPVNRAGVQVNTDFRPLGPGGAIVDPNLYAIGSVLAGQDWVREKSGAGIALASAYTAVAAIARAAKEAV; this comes from the coding sequence TTGGCCGGGAAAAAGGAGAGAGCAATGCCTGATGCAACGTTTCCCGTTCCCCCCGCGTTGCTGGAAAAGGATATGGATGTGGCCGTCATCGGGTCCGGCATGGCCGGTCTCGCGGCCAGCGTGTTCGCCGTGAACCGGGGCCTTGCCGCGGCGCGGCTGGGCAGCACCGGGGATATAGCCTACACCACGGGGTATCTGGATCTTCTCGGTATCCCCGTCGGCGGCTGCGATCCTGCAGCGGATCCGCGCGACGGGCTGGCCGCGCTTTTGGCGGGAAATCCGGACCATCCCTATGGAAAGGTCGCGTGGGAGAGCGTGGAGGCCGCCATGGCGGAATTCACGGCCTTTCTCGGGGAGGCGGGGTTGCCCTATGTGTCCCGCGGGCGGAATATGACGGCCTTTTCCCCGATGGGGACCGCCAAGACGACCTATGCCGTGCCGGCCACCATGCTGGCCGGAGTGGACGCCCTGGCGAAACGGTCTTCCTGTCTGCTGGTGGATTTCACCGGCCTCAAGGCGTTTTCCGCCAAGGGCATTGCCGCCGCATTGCGCGAAGTCTGGCCGGCCATCACGCCCGTGACGCTGCCGTTCCCGGACCAGTGGTTCGGCGAACTGTATCCCGAAGCCATGGCGCGGGCCCTGGAAGTGCCTTCGATCCGGGTGGCGCTGGCGGACCTGATCCGCCCGCACCTGGGCGCGGCGAGCTGCGTGGGATTGCCCGCCATTTTGGGCATCACCGGCAGCGCATTGGTGCAGGAGCATCTCGCATCGCTCCTCGGCGTGCCTGTTTTCGAAATACCCACCTTGCCGCCCGGCGTTCCGGGCATCCGGCTCCGGGAAAACCTGGACGACGTTTTGCGCGCCAAGGGCGTGAATCTGTTCTCCCAGCGGTATGCTTACCGCGTGTACACGGAAGACGGCCTTTTTTGCATAGAGGCCGGAGAATCCGCGCCGGAGTTCACGGTGCGCGCCAAAGCGCTCATTCTGGCCACGGGCCGGTTTTTAAGCGGAGGGCTTGTGGCGGATAGGGTGGAGGGCATCCGGGAGCCGCTTCTGCATCTTCCGGTCGAGGCCCCGGCAAACCGCGACGACTGGCACCGGGAAGACTTTTTCGATCCCGCCGGGCATCCGGTCAACAGGGCGGGCGTACAGGTGAATACGGATTTCCGTCCCCTGGGCCCCGGCGGCGCCATTGTTGACCCCAACCTGTACGCAATAGGATCCGTGCTCGCGGGCCAGGACTGGGTACGCGAGAAATCCGGGGCCGGGATCGCCCTGGCCAGCGCGTACACCGCTGTTGCCGCCATTGCGCGCGCCGCAAAGGAGGCTGTATGA
- a CDS encoding Glycerol-3-phosphate dehydrogenase: MAGKNTASHASFPAVRQTDVLIIGGGATGMGIARDMALRGVRCIVAEWRDVAGGASGANHGLLHSGARYVKSDREAAAECLEEGKILRRTAGHCIEDTGGLFVAVDGDDLSYAEAFPSLCAAAGIPALPVDVKDALEMEPALSKKLVRAFQVPDGSLDPFRLCLDLMAHAESLVGSEFLPNTRILGLEIKNNRIVAAKAEHPVHGAFRIEAKEFVNAAGAWSAGIAAMAGADVPLVYSKGTLLVTHDRLAKRAINRLRPSGDGDILVPGGTVSVLGTTSIRLKTLDAIVPTVEEVETNIREGAPMVPALATTRYIRCYAGVRPLAGSGDADRAVSRNFSVIDHARPEWGGIQNMVTITGGKLTTFRLMAEKTSNLVSEKLGIAALCRTRDTLLPSVAASSWTEPGRAAKAWLSSHGPDDPVLCECEMVQKKAVMEILASLPDRDALLLNAIGLRSRVGKGPCQGAFCSARITSAFYDDGIVDGTEGLDQLIAFLRSRFKGQKPILWGTQMAQAELSEALHCGLFSFERLACKGLGREKGESNA; the protein is encoded by the coding sequence ATGGCCGGAAAAAACACGGCATCACACGCATCGTTTCCCGCCGTCCGCCAAACGGACGTGCTTATTATCGGCGGCGGCGCCACGGGCATGGGGATCGCGAGAGACATGGCGCTGCGCGGCGTCCGCTGCATCGTGGCGGAATGGCGCGACGTTGCCGGCGGCGCGTCCGGCGCCAACCACGGGCTTTTGCACAGCGGGGCCCGGTATGTGAAATCCGATAGGGAAGCGGCCGCCGAATGCCTTGAGGAAGGGAAAATTCTCCGGCGGACCGCCGGGCACTGCATCGAGGATACCGGGGGGCTGTTCGTGGCGGTCGACGGCGACGACCTTTCCTACGCCGAGGCCTTCCCGTCCTTATGCGCGGCGGCCGGGATACCGGCCCTTCCCGTGGACGTCAAGGACGCCCTGGAAATGGAGCCCGCGCTCTCGAAAAAGCTGGTCCGGGCCTTTCAGGTGCCGGACGGTTCCCTGGACCCCTTCCGGTTGTGCCTGGATCTGATGGCGCATGCGGAAAGCCTTGTCGGCAGCGAATTTCTGCCCAATACCCGTATCCTGGGTCTGGAAATAAAAAATAACCGGATCGTGGCGGCCAAGGCCGAGCACCCGGTTCACGGCGCCTTCCGCATAGAAGCGAAGGAATTCGTCAACGCGGCCGGGGCCTGGAGCGCGGGAATCGCCGCCATGGCCGGGGCGGACGTTCCCCTGGTCTATTCCAAGGGAACGCTCCTGGTGACCCACGACCGGCTGGCGAAGCGGGCCATCAACCGCCTGCGCCCCTCGGGCGACGGGGATATCCTGGTGCCCGGCGGCACGGTGTCGGTCCTGGGCACAACCTCCATCCGCCTGAAAACCCTGGATGCCATCGTGCCGACCGTGGAAGAGGTCGAGACCAATATCCGTGAAGGCGCGCCCATGGTGCCCGCGCTGGCGACCACGCGGTATATCCGCTGTTACGCCGGGGTGCGGCCGCTGGCGGGAAGCGGGGACGCGGACCGCGCCGTCAGCCGCAACTTTTCCGTCATTGACCATGCCAGACCGGAATGGGGCGGCATTCAAAACATGGTGACCATCACCGGCGGGAAACTGACCACCTTCCGGCTGATGGCCGAGAAAACCAGCAACCTCGTCAGCGAAAAACTCGGCATAGCCGCGCTGTGCCGCACCCGTGACACGCTTCTGCCCTCGGTTGCCGCCTCGAGCTGGACCGAGCCGGGACGGGCGGCCAAAGCCTGGCTGAGCAGCCACGGGCCGGATGATCCCGTGCTCTGCGAATGTGAAATGGTCCAGAAAAAGGCCGTTATGGAAATCCTGGCCTCGCTTCCGGACAGGGACGCCTTGCTTCTGAACGCCATCGGCCTGCGCAGCCGCGTGGGAAAAGGGCCGTGCCAGGGCGCGTTTTGTTCGGCCAGGATAACCTCGGCTTTTTACGACGACGGCATTGTTGACGGCACGGAAGGGCTCGACCAACTGATCGCCTTTTTACGGTCCCGGTTCAAGGGGCAGAAGCCCATTCTCTGGGGCACGCAGATGGCGCAGGCCGAGCTTTCCGAAGCGCTGCACTGCGGTCTGTTCAGTTTTGAGCGGCTTGCCTGCAAAGGCCTTGGCCGGGAAAAAGGAGAGAGCAATGCCTGA
- a CDS encoding RNA polymerase sigma-54 factor: MALELRQQLKLSQQLVMTPQLQQAIKLLQLSRLELLETVQQELLENPFLEEAHTDEGPAQAEETRPASDDDTEGYTSEVARNADWEDYLGEFASTSRQASARETELPEEMTSYEARFSIKPSLEGHLTWQLRLSRLTEEQMDIGEIIIGNLTSAGYLHTDVDELAEMCCATPEAVAEVLNVIQRFDPVGVAARSPQECLMIQLEVLRYDRDPILVGLVRDHLEDLEAKRYKPLLRKFQLTLEDLREYLDIIQTLDPMPGASYGESEPTYVSPDVFVYHFDNDFVVVQNEEGLPQLQLSSLYNDSLTARTDAEKDYFQEKLRSASWLIKSLYQRQRTLYKVVESIVKYQRAFFEEGVSKLKPLILKDIADDIGMHESTVSRITSNKYVATPHGVFELKFFFNSALSLDDGSEVGSESVKALIKKLIGEEDPKSPVSDERLGEILKDTLKVNIARRTVAKYRTALNIPSSSKRRNIF, from the coding sequence ATGGCGCTTGAGCTACGACAACAACTGAAACTCTCACAGCAGCTTGTCATGACCCCGCAATTGCAGCAGGCCATCAAGCTGCTGCAATTGTCACGTCTCGAACTTCTGGAAACGGTCCAGCAGGAATTGCTGGAAAATCCGTTCCTGGAAGAAGCGCATACGGATGAGGGGCCCGCGCAGGCGGAGGAAACCCGCCCCGCCTCCGACGACGACACCGAAGGGTACACGTCCGAAGTCGCCCGCAACGCAGACTGGGAAGACTACCTGGGCGAATTTGCCAGCACCTCCCGCCAGGCCTCCGCTCGGGAAACGGAACTGCCCGAGGAAATGACGTCCTATGAGGCCCGTTTCTCCATCAAACCATCCCTTGAAGGGCACCTTACCTGGCAGCTGCGCCTCTCCCGCCTGACGGAAGAGCAGATGGACATCGGCGAAATCATCATCGGCAACCTGACGTCCGCCGGCTACCTGCATACGGATGTGGATGAACTCGCTGAAATGTGCTGCGCTACCCCCGAAGCGGTGGCGGAAGTCCTTAATGTCATACAGCGGTTTGACCCCGTGGGCGTAGCCGCGCGCAGTCCACAAGAATGTTTGATGATCCAGCTCGAGGTGCTCCGCTACGACCGGGACCCCATCCTGGTGGGGCTGGTCCGCGACCATCTCGAGGACCTGGAAGCCAAGCGCTACAAGCCTCTTCTGCGAAAGTTTCAACTAACACTTGAAGATTTGCGGGAATACCTCGACATCATCCAGACGCTGGACCCGATGCCCGGCGCCAGCTACGGCGAGAGCGAACCCACCTATGTTTCGCCCGACGTGTTCGTGTACCATTTCGACAATGATTTCGTGGTGGTACAGAACGAGGAAGGCCTGCCCCAGCTGCAGCTCTCCTCCCTCTACAACGACAGCCTGACCGCCAGAACCGACGCGGAAAAAGACTATTTCCAGGAAAAACTGCGTTCCGCCTCCTGGCTGATAAAAAGCCTCTACCAGCGGCAACGCACGCTCTACAAGGTCGTGGAGAGTATCGTCAAATATCAGCGGGCCTTCTTCGAGGAAGGGGTCTCAAAGCTCAAGCCCCTTATTCTCAAAGATATTGCCGACGATATTGGCATGCACGAATCCACGGTCAGCCGCATCACCTCGAACAAGTATGTGGCCACCCCGCACGGCGTGTTCGAACTTAAATTTTTCTTCAACAGCGCGCTCTCCCTTGACGACGGCTCGGAAGTCGGCTCGGAAAGCGTGAAAGCCCTCATCAAAAAACTCATCGGCGAGGAAGATCCCAAATCTCCCGTCAGCGACGAGCGGCTGGGAGAAATCCTGAAAGACACCCTGAAGGTCAACATCGCGCGGCGAACTGTCGCCAAATACAGAACCGCGTTGAACATTCCCTCTTCGTCCAAACGCAGGAACATCTTCTGA
- a CDS encoding Sigma 54 modulation protein/ribosomal protein S30EA, producing MNIAFAFKNFEPSDHLKKYASRRFEKLGRFINKAENVEMSVNLAVDKFRHKAEVQIAGDNFNLSAAEQSEDMYATVDMILDKLEAQIKKHAEKQKEKRRSSGQSPDLPSSETTERSIIGEDKFIPKPMFLDEAAMQLEQLTDEAFLVYLDAETNRVNVLYRRKDGDFGLIDAGQ from the coding sequence ATGAATATCGCCTTTGCATTCAAAAACTTCGAACCTTCCGACCATCTGAAAAAGTATGCCAGCCGCCGGTTTGAAAAACTCGGTCGGTTTATCAATAAAGCGGAAAACGTGGAGATGAGCGTCAACCTTGCCGTGGACAAATTCCGCCATAAAGCGGAGGTCCAGATCGCCGGAGACAATTTTAATCTGAGCGCCGCCGAACAGTCCGAGGACATGTACGCCACCGTCGACATGATCCTGGACAAACTCGAAGCGCAGATAAAAAAACACGCGGAAAAGCAGAAGGAAAAGCGGCGGAGCTCCGGGCAGTCCCCGGATCTGCCCTCCTCCGAGACCACGGAACGGAGCATTATCGGCGAGGACAAGTTCATTCCCAAACCCATGTTCCTGGATGAAGCCGCGATGCAGCTGGAACAACTTACCGATGAAGCGTTCCTCGTCTACCTTGATGCGGAGACGAACCGGGTCAACGTGCTTTATCGCCGCAAAGACGGCGACTTCGGCCTTATTGACGCCGGCCAGTAG
- the ptsN gene encoding Nitrogen regulatory protein, with the protein MRLSEYLCPACIVAELKATDKEQVLLELAAAAAGAHLDKNAVHAVLLERERHGTTAVGNGYAIPHGKLPGLDRMVLTFARSVAGVDFAAPDTVPCRFFFTVIAPAGAAGQHLGLLGSIARLAKDATFTNRLTQAKTAEDLLDFLAGA; encoded by the coding sequence ATGCGTCTTTCGGAGTATCTGTGCCCCGCCTGCATCGTCGCGGAACTGAAGGCCACGGACAAGGAGCAGGTTCTTCTGGAACTCGCCGCCGCGGCAGCGGGGGCGCACCTGGATAAAAATGCCGTGCACGCCGTGCTTCTTGAGCGCGAGCGCCATGGAACGACCGCCGTGGGGAATGGGTACGCCATTCCCCACGGCAAACTGCCGGGCCTGGACAGAATGGTCCTGACCTTTGCCAGAAGCGTCGCGGGCGTGGACTTTGCGGCTCCGGACACCGTCCCCTGCCGGTTCTTTTTCACGGTCATCGCTCCGGCGGGGGCCGCCGGCCAGCATCTGGGGCTTTTGGGCAGCATCGCAAGGCTGGCGAAAGACGCCACCTTTACGAACCGGCTGACGCAGGCAAAAACGGCTGAAGACTTACTGGACTTTCTTGCGGGAGCATGA
- a CDS encoding conserved hypothetical protein (Evidence 4 : Homologs of previously reported genes of unknown function) has translation MNTTDLHDSAQQSEFPIIFVTGLSGAGKTTILNVFEDMRFFTMDGLPSTVISGITKVLNKDNLRDFKGLVIGVNLLHPDALALYDEAMDKLHKRGMSPGLLYVEAKPSVLMQRYATTRRPHPLENEGLGLEQALEEEHKRLALVREKADLIIDSSSYSIHDLRRVIQKKWETLRARSHSMKIHLISFGFKYGTPSEADMVYDLRFLPNPYFVPELRPMSGLDAPVADFLLGQDPGRAFVAKLAEFLLYLLPQFESEGRYRVTIAIGCTGGRHRSVAVTHALCTLLTENGFLVTTEHRHLELG, from the coding sequence ATGAATACCACAGACCTTCATGATTCTGCCCAACAGTCTGAGTTTCCCATCATTTTCGTCACCGGTCTTTCCGGAGCCGGGAAAACGACGATCCTCAACGTCTTTGAAGATATGCGTTTTTTCACGATGGACGGTCTGCCCTCCACCGTCATCAGCGGCATCACCAAAGTCTTAAACAAAGACAACCTCAGGGATTTCAAGGGGCTCGTCATCGGCGTCAACCTGCTGCATCCCGACGCGCTCGCCCTGTACGACGAAGCCATGGACAAGCTGCACAAGCGGGGGATGTCTCCCGGCCTTTTGTACGTGGAGGCCAAACCCTCGGTCCTGATGCAGCGGTACGCCACCACGCGCAGGCCGCACCCGCTGGAAAACGAGGGCCTCGGCCTTGAGCAGGCCCTGGAAGAGGAGCACAAACGCCTTGCCCTGGTCCGGGAAAAAGCGGACCTTATCATTGACTCCTCCAGCTATTCCATCCACGATTTGCGCCGGGTGATCCAGAAGAAGTGGGAAACCCTCCGGGCGCGCTCCCATTCCATGAAGATCCACCTTATATCCTTCGGCTTCAAGTACGGCACGCCGTCGGAAGCGGATATGGTATATGACCTGCGCTTTTTGCCGAATCCGTATTTTGTCCCGGAACTCAGGCCCATGTCCGGGCTTGACGCGCCCGTGGCCGATTTTCTGCTGGGGCAGGACCCGGGCCGGGCTTTTGTCGCGAAATTGGCCGAATTCCTGCTCTACCTTCTGCCCCAGTTCGAAAGCGAGGGACGTTACCGCGTCACCATCGCCATCGGCTGTACCGGCGGCCGCCACCGCTCGGTCGCCGTCACGCATGCGTTGTGCACATTGTTGACCGAAAACGGCTTTCTTGTAACCACCGAGCACAGGCACTTGGAATTGGGCTGA
- a CDS encoding PTS system fructose subfamily IIA component: MSKTIAPKNPAAGVILVTHVDYGAGLLRAAETILGPLADCSSIQVDAGLDVGGTVTRLKEAVSLLDKGNGVIVLTDMFGGTPTNLSLSLLGSGAIEVVTGVNLPMLLKVFEARHLELPALADVAMEAGGKGIVSASRLLRSKTKAEKTEKAE; encoded by the coding sequence ATGTCCAAAACAATCGCCCCCAAAAACCCCGCGGCCGGGGTCATCCTGGTAACCCACGTCGATTACGGCGCGGGCCTCCTCCGCGCGGCGGAAACCATTCTCGGCCCTCTGGCGGACTGCTCCTCCATCCAGGTTGACGCCGGTCTTGACGTAGGCGGAACCGTTACCCGCTTAAAGGAAGCCGTCAGCCTCCTGGACAAGGGAAACGGCGTTATCGTGCTGACGGATATGTTCGGCGGAACGCCCACCAACCTGAGCCTTTCCCTCCTCGGCTCAGGCGCCATAGAGGTCGTCACGGGCGTCAATCTGCCGATGCTGCTGAAAGTTTTCGAGGCCCGGCACCTGGAACTCCCGGCCCTGGCGGACGTCGCCATGGAAGCCGGGGGCAAGGGAATCGTCTCGGCCAGCAGGCTTTTGCGCAGTAAAACAAAGGCCGAGAAGACCGAAAAGGCTGAGTGA
- a CDS encoding PTS system sorbose subIIB component family protein: MSMIWFRIDNRLIHGQIIETWLPYTRATRLVVCNGELARDDLRQQIMMLAVPSRITVDFTAPASLNQLLHARHEQDERVLVIFADCADAQAARNAGVQFTMLNIGNMHYAPGKQQVCGHAAFSQEDSDCLRSFSELGINLDFRCVPNDTTEVTEW; this comes from the coding sequence GTGAGCATGATCTGGTTCAGGATAGACAACCGGCTGATCCACGGCCAGATCATTGAAACATGGCTGCCCTACACGCGCGCCACCCGTCTGGTTGTCTGCAACGGGGAGCTCGCGCGGGACGACTTGCGGCAACAGATCATGATGCTGGCCGTTCCCTCGCGGATCACGGTGGATTTCACCGCGCCCGCGTCGCTGAACCAGCTGCTGCATGCGCGGCACGAGCAGGACGAGCGCGTTCTTGTGATTTTCGCGGACTGCGCCGACGCCCAAGCCGCGCGAAACGCCGGGGTGCAGTTCACCATGCTCAATATCGGCAACATGCATTATGCCCCGGGCAAACAGCAGGTTTGCGGGCACGCCGCTTTTTCCCAGGAAGATTCGGACTGTCTGCGCTCGTTTTCCGAGCTGGGCATTAATCTTGATTTCCGTTGCGTTCCCAACGATACAACAGAGGTGACGGAGTGGTGA